tgtgcactgcctgctctgagcaggagtattgtcctcagggcctggtgggccaggatatgctctactctctcttcctcccccttaatttgctcccgtgtgcactGATCAGACAGACATGTCCTTCTTCCTGACTTGTAGCTTCAgtcctgtcctctgaagtgaactcTTCTGTGGGTAGGGGGCActgtccaggtagttgggattagggccggcccctcagacatttttaaatttttataaataattttactgggggctcttacagctctcataacaatccatacatcaattgtatcaagcacatttgtacgtatgttgccatcatcattttcaaaacattttctttctacttgagcccttggtattagcttctctccaccctcctacccttgtgaacccttgataaattataatttttatatcttacaccagctgctctctctcttcacccattcggtggggtgaggggagttatacgttgatcattgccatcagttccactttctccccattctccaccctcctcctcgttcctgagagttttatctgtcctaaattccatgtgtccagagctcttatctgtaccaatatgaaCTCCAGTGTAGCTGTTTTGGAAGGTACAACTGGAtcgtggtagtggggggggggggagtattcaggaactagaagagtgatgtgtgttttgtcttgctacactgcaccctggttgaattgtcctttCCTTACAACcctccggggtgggggtggggggaatgtccaattgtctacagatgggctttgggtctccactccaactccactcttttgcattgatatgattgtttgttttgggtcttttgatacctgtttccattgacacctcacgatcacacaggctgctgtgcttctcccaTTAGGACGTTTTTGTTTCCTGCCTTTtccatgatcttctgtttcttcatgtatgttatgtcaactagacactcctggttgGAGGcggagttcaacctgtcaatcaagcagtgacatgatgacacctccttgtgggtgtggcctttcgAATAAGAGCAAGATGAGTGGAGATGATTCTTCTCACCACTGTGCCCTTCTCCTTGCGGAGACTCTTTGTTTGCCTCCAGGCTGACCTTGAGAGTTTGGGGCGCCCTGCAGGCTTcccctgaccttggatccatgtggcTCTGCACTTGCtggcctgtgagctccctgcttCCTATTGCACCTTCAGGAGTCGTCAGCCTTCAGCCGGCTAGCACCGGAACCATGGCTTTGAGTTGGACCCAGCTGGAGCGCCTTCTTCCTGTGAAGTTGCTTCTCTGCTATAAGGTTCTTTCTTGTACCTAGATGAGCGTcacgggtttgtttctctagacatccCAACCTAACACGGTGtcggatgttcttgatatcatcccacagctcGACTCGTCTTTGGCTCCAAGTGCTCATTGTTTCGGATTTGTTagtgagatgttctctaaattcagatggaatgTACTCAAAGCTGTATTTTGACTCTCACAGACATGTTTCACTTCTTTCCTAATTCAAAACTGAATTTACCTATGAGCCATTGAAGGTCTCTTTCACCTTGGGCCCCTGGCCTTCTTTGGGCTGATAATCTTGAACGTCTCCATTGTTTCTTCTCACAAATGTAGTCAACCTGATTGCTGTGTATCCGTCTAGTGAGGTCTGTGTGCATAGTCACTGTTTATATTGCTGAAACAAAGATGTCTGCAataaagtcattggtcttgcaagatTCTATTATGCGATCTCCAGTTTGATGTCTCTCACCAAGGCCATAGTTTCCCTCTATTGATTCCGTATTTctgacttttgcattccaatcacaaataattaccaatgcattttaattgcatGTCTGATCAAGTTCAGATGGAAGAAGTTGACAGACTCCTTCAGTTTCTTTGTCACCATCTTTAGTGGCCCATGAGTGAACTTGGACAATAGTCGTAGTAACTGGACTTTCTTGGGGGCATTATAAAGATTGCCCCATCACAGACTGCATTGTACTCTTTAAGACAGttcttgaaaagaaagaaaaagagaggtcttgaaatgttcttgttGACAGTGAACGCCATGCATTAAGGACACTGAAGGTGTTAAGAGACGGAATCATTCCATCTGAAGTTGTATCGCAACTTCTTTAGGTCCCGGGAACATTTAACAGTCTCCTCTCTGAGGCAATACTGTGGAGGAGCCCAGTCCCACAACTCATCACGGAttcggtgggcgcaattgtacggttaagatatataaagatgatAGTGAAGCCGTAGAGAAATGGGAGAGTTAGTaagataaaggagtcagacacagttcATGTGGTGGTATGCTCACCTCAAGCTTCTCCTGGTGGTCCTCGTGGAGGTGGGAGATCGGGAGGCAGGAGCAAGCAAGAGATTTATTACTGACCAAGTCTTATTCCCAAAGACATATGCCATGGGAAGGGGTTGGACAATAGGCATaaacgtaacaggaaggggatgagctaggggtttGCACAtaatgggaaggggagggactaagggtGTACATGGGACAAGATGGGTGgcccctagattcatgatggcggcctaatctTGGTCATGCTTGAGAgaacttgacctccctgggctctccttcagggaaacaatcaactactatccttatcagaagggtgtgggccctacttagggtgggacagactatacagtctgattgctctagatgtctgataacccttagggagaataacctctgacctagtttcgttgacctccaagtgtgtgtactgtgtgcagcaagcagctaggtttggcatctatttgggggagacaacttgggagaaatctatcTGTATCTCCCACAGCAATACCACTTGTCTATTGTCTGAGTCTAACACAGATACTAGGGAAATCACCTAATGGTTTGTGCAGCGGGGCCTGGAGTATTTCACCAGTGCCTATGGCCAGCCCTCCTTCCCCCGGGCACAGAAGGAGCCTCTCTGGAGGGGCTTAGAGCAGGGTCCCCTCATTGCTGTCAAGGAGTCATGCCTGGGTGCAGGCGCCGGCAGGGACATGATGGTTTCAGAGGACTGGGACCACCGTAACCAAGTTGGGGGGTAGAACTGTGAAGTTTCTCCAGTGGATaagacctcggttcttggcttcgcacgagaaagaattcacatcaAAACCCGTTTGTAATCTAAGTTGGTTTTTATGAAGGATGGAACCACGTTCAGGTTTACCCTCTCAAAAGAGTACGTGATATTTCAGAAAAGTGTGCAGAGCCACGCCGCAGCCGAGTTGGGGCTCACAAGTGGACACAAGCAATCCTGTGAAACAGTGCACCCACATGTGCACAACTGGGGCCAGAGAGAGCCTGACTGGgcaggagaggggaaagagggagcgctggggggggggggagggagtaagAGAGAGAGGTCCCAGAGCATGTttcctgcctttattctagcccaccccCTGGCTAGGCAGGGCGGGGCTAAGAGTATCggttgactccattggctgaattaagcccatctGTGTGATGTGCTTTGCCCAAGGGCCTGGTTTGGACTTCCCAGTGTACCTCCCAGTTGGCTGGGGGCTTGAATTGGAGCATGATCAATTAAGGGGTCCTCATAGGCGTTGAATGCTCCCCTGAGTTCTTCCCAACCTCCTACAGGGGCTTGTGCAGGCATGAGAGGGAAGCGCCCCCCACCCCGTCCctaagttagttagtttattatgccaacctggctgataaacacatgtggggttaattgaaaggcggagggatgaatggctcagtgagtctcgcctttctagttctcaaatcccttgctttgtgatggtcgcgccagggtgcggctgccttagaaGTTCCcagattcagctggcaaggctgacttcctgcaagacatccccaaggagaagccacatggacctaccccaatgcagttctgggtgctggagcagccctgtggagacccctgccagcgctgagatgcttacacattcgctGACTCGGCTTTGCCCCTTGcagggcatcatagtgtgtgttttgtgagctggaggaggactttgtagattggcgttggacatttgggttaatgttggacttgtgggcttgggcagcactgggttgggatgttttcttgatgtgcatttgccctttatataaaactctctcttatacacgagtttctgtggatttgtttctctaaagtacccagactaatacactgatCTAGCGCTAACAACAGAGTGGGTAGGAGAGGCACAGGAAAGCACCTGGGCCAGAATTGAAAGTGCGGTGGAAAGCAGAGAGAGGGTCTTGTGAacgaggatgggggaggggggcaggggtccTGTTCCTGCTGATGAGAGGGGCCTCCATGGCCTTGTTAGTCAACAGCTGGGATCCTAGAGTCCTTTCCTGCTGCTCGCAGCTGTCCATCTCCATCCCAGTGGGGaaagaatccttcctgacaggagGAGAGTTTCCTGGCTCCCAGCTGTTTCCTTTCCCATTTGCCTTAatggaaagcccagcctttctgggGGATTTGCACTCAGGCCTTTCTTGTGCTTCCTGCTGGTGGGCAGAGGTGTGGGAAGGGACGCATGGCTCCTTGGGAAGGACTGGCTGGCTGTGGCAGGAGTGGGGGCCCAGGAATGGCAGGGTTCCAATCAGGCCTCCTTCGGATCCAGGAGATTCTGATGCTGTAGGAAGCCCCTCCCTGTCAGTGGGTGGGGCAGGCCACTCAGGGGGGGAAGAAAGGCTATCACTGGGTGGTGGGGAGGTTCCCTACCTTGTATGGGCCCGACTGGCTTGTAACACAAACCAGCACTTCTCCTGTGACACTCTGGGTCAGGGCCGCTAAAGTCCCCTCTTCGCGCACCTCAGAGCCAGTGAGCCTGCCAGGTCTATTTAGGGGAAGCCCAGGCTAAAGAGAGTGACTGAGCGTGTCTGAAGGCAGATGTCCCCACAGCCAGGAGGTGGatgcagggaattcagggtgtagTAGCTAGGGAATGGGGCTGCCTGGTTTCTCATTCCAACTGGGCCATTCACCAGCTCTGTGACCTTACGCAAGTCACTCTGTTTCCTTCTCCCTGAAGTGGGGATGTTAACAGACTACCTCATGGAGTTGTCAGGAGCTGAAATGAGCTAATTTGTGCAAGTGTTTAGATCAGTTCCGGCATAATCAACCCCGCCCTGCCTGGTGCCATCTGGTTGATTGACTCACTGGCGCCTCGCAGTGGCACCGAAGTGCACAGCGGCTCTGTGGGTTTCTTGGCTTCGGTTCCCAGGGACCACCTTTAAGTTAACCGTATGTGCCACTGGGTACCTGGCTGATGGTCAAGGGCCCATAGATGGGCTATTGCTGCATCCCTCCCCCTGCAGGCAAGCCCTCTgtcttcttcctccccaccccgctCCCTCTCATTCCATTTCTCACCCTCAGTCTTGGCCTCTGGAGAATACAAACCAACACGGATCCTTTTATAAAAGCGGGTTTATTGGTGGGGCTGCTCACCAGGACACAGCAACATGAGAGGCTCCCCAGAGCCCACAGGAAACTGCATCTGCCCGCAGCTCAGCCCCCTTTAGCTCATCAGCACCACGGGACATTGTCCCAcaatcccctcctccctcagctgACCTGTCTCCAATCATTCAGTGGAGAGAAGGGAAccaagagaagggaaaaaaaaaaaaaaaaagcaaagcctTATGTTGTATAAAAGGTTTGTGTCCCCAgggtcccccttccctccctcccaccccttaaAGCAGTTATCTGTAAttctaaagagcagagctaggaagagacagtggaggcctggaggaaggggaaaggccCTCTCCTTTGGGctttgggtggggagggagggggagaaactgtctggactgggaggctgaagtgTCCTGTGGAGAACTTAGACAGTGGGTGTCAGAAACCAGGCCCTCCAATGGGCATAGCAGCCCCTTCAGCCCCAAAGGTTCAGGCAAGGCACACACAGGGGCAAAGATGTACGGGTCATGGTGGGTTCTGcagctttttgaaacaaggaactTGAACCTGCCTGGGGGAGCCAGGCTGGGCCTGCTGGGGGCAGgcgttccccctgccccccactccctACCCCACACTCTCAGCTCCCAGCCCGGGCCTTTGGCACACTGCTCCTTTCTAACTCCCAGCTCTCCACACTGGGCTGATATCCCTTTCCGGGACCCTCTTTTCCCAGGACGAGCTACTCATCCTTAATTGAGAGGTAGGGTGAGCGACCTTGTCCCACATCTTCCCTCTTGATCCTGAAAATAGCCCTGCACAGCAAGCTCCCAGCACCGCAGGAAGCTCCGGTTCTCTGGAGAATTCCCTCCACCATTTCCACTTTCTCCTGTTTTCGCATTTTCCTTCCCCCAAACCGTGGCCATGTGGTCCTGTGTGCATGCGCCTACATGTTTTGTGTTCCTCGCCCGCCCCCTCAGTCCCCTGGACACCAGTCTGCCCTGCTAGAACCCACTGCAGACGTCGTAGCCTGTGCTGGactccccctccctgggggtgtgggGGCTCTGGCTCTCGTCTTCGTGCTGTTCCAGTGCCACAGAGCTGTGTCCATAGGCTTCCAGCACGGGCCCTTCCACGTGCACCTCCCCCGCTTTTAAGTAAGGTTCACTCTTTCTCTTAGGGTAATGTTGGCTTGGAGGCCTCCAGGGACCAGGGTGAGCTCTGTGATCAGGAATGACAGCAGccgtggggatggggaggggggcgggcggggtaAGCAGTGtctggaggagggaaggggtgggggtgaagggaaaggcagtatGCCCTAAGCGGGAGTGGAAGGGGGGCCCAATCATGGAAATGAGGGCCATTTCCTCTAGGAACCCCAGCCGGGCCCATGAGGAAATGGGCcgctctccttcctcctccccatcccttcccccACCAGGGGCTGCCTCCTCCGTCCCATTTTCTTTAAGGCCTGGGTGCTTCTAGAGGGGAAGTGTCTTCAActgagaaaaacctcagccaGTTTTGGGGCCTGTGCGAGAGTGCGAAAGAGAGAGTTCGGCAAGGGCGGGGCGTGGCCTGCGGTGGGGCGGGGCGTGGCCTGTGGGTGGGGCGGGGCGTgggcggcggggcggggcctgCGGGTGCGGTGGGGCGGGGCGTgggcggcggggcggggcctgCGCGGGCGGCTGCGCAGGCTCAGTCGCTGTCGCTGCGGTCCACCAGCACGGCGTCCGACTCCTCGGTGATCTCCAGCAGCGTGTGCACGTCGGGGCTGCTCCCGCGCAGCAGGTCGGCCGCCTCGTGGCGCTCCGCGCCGCCCTCGTCGTCGTCGGCGCCCACCTCCACCATCTCGGTGGCCTTGAGCACCTCCACCTCGCCCTCGCGGATCTTCTTGACGTGGAAGGTGAAGGGCGGCACCTTGTACACGGCCGTCTTGGAGCGCGCGTAGACCACGTGGTCGGGCGTGAAGGACTTGCGCAGCTTCTCTCGCGAGGTTTTGATCTTCTCGCGCCGCTCGGCGGGCACGAGGCGCGTGCCCAGCTTGTTCATGCGCTTCTCCAGCGTGTGCCGCGTCTTCTCCAGGTTCTCCTTGGTCTTGAGGCGCGTCTTCTCCAGGTTCTCGCGGGTGCGCACCTTGGTCTTCTCCATCTTCTCCTTGGAGAAGGCCTTCTTGAAGTCGTCCACGCGCCGCAGGCCGCTGCGCTTGATGCGCTCGGCGCGCGACTCCTCGatgacctcctccacctccaccgccTCGTCCGAcgacagctcgagcgccgccgtCTCGTCCTCCGGCCGCTCGCCCTCGCCCAGCTCGTCGCCCTCCTTCTCGGTCAGCGCCTCCGAGTCTTTCAGCGACTTGCTGATGCTCAGTTTGGCCGGCAGCTTCACCTCGTCCtaaagagagaggagagatgaAGAAGGGGAGAGAAAGTGGGGGCTTCGGGGTGCTTGCGGTTCTGGGAAGTGGGCAAGGGGGACGTGGAGGGGCGGCTCATTTGTACCGTGACATCGACCTGGATTTGCCCGCCATTGCCTCCCAGCATCCCGCATGGAGCTTGGACGCGTGCTTTGTGGGCGCTCAGCAAGTCAGATGTACGGACAGCGAGAGGAGGCGGGTAGGGGTTCTTTCAGGGAATCTAGCTTTGGGGTGACCATCAGCCTGACCTGAACCATAATTACACTTTTGCTAAATGTCGCGTCCTCCAACCCTGCCCATGTATCCTATATCAACCGCGAGATCAG
This window of the Tenrec ecaudatus isolate mTenEca1 chromosome 10, mTenEca1.hap1, whole genome shotgun sequence genome carries:
- the CAVIN1 gene encoding caveolae-associated protein 1, encoding MEDTQLHIVEQPLSLYADAGGPGPALEGAPAAEEPSGAGSEERIKKDQVNGVVVLSLLDKIIGAVDQIQSTQAQLEERQAEMEGAVQSIQGELSKLGKAHATTSNTVSKLLEKVRKVSVNVKTVRGSLERQAGQIKKLEVNEAELLRRRNFKVMIYQDEVKLPAKLSISKSLKDSEALTEKEGDELGEGERPEDETAALELSSDEAVEVEEVIEESRAERIKRSGLRRVDDFKKAFSKEKMEKTKVRTRENLEKTRLKTKENLEKTRHTLEKRMNKLGTRLVPAERREKIKTSREKLRKSFTPDHVVYARSKTAVYKVPPFTFHVKKIREGEVEVLKATEMVEVGADDDEGGAERHEAADLLRGSSPDVHTLLEITEESDAVLVDRSDSD